Within Acidobacteriota bacterium, the genomic segment ATCAGACATGGTGATTCAACCTCTCGATGCGAGTCTGGTCGCCGGCGATGATGAGCTTCTAGGGCAGTGGATACGGGTGGGGAAGGTCGACTCAGCAGCCACTGACCTCGATCAGCCGCCGGTCACCGAATCCATCTTGTCGACCCGACGCTGGTGCCGCCCTCCCTCGAAGGCGGTGTCGAGAAAGACGCGTAGGATCTCTTCGGCGTACGGCTGGGCCAGCATGCGGGCCGCCAGGGTCAGGACGTTGGCGTCGTTGTGCGCCCGCGCCATGGCGCAGGCGTAGGTGTCGAAGCAGTTGGCGGCGCGGACACCGGCGAACCGGTTGGCCGCCATGGCCATGCCGATGCCGGTGCCGCAGACCAA encodes:
- the rpiB gene encoding ribose 5-phosphate isomerase B: MSGQKIIAVGADHAGFDLKQALCGFLEQQGYEVKDLGTHSTESTDYPDYAGQVARAVAAGEAERGLLVCGTGIGMAMAANRFAGVRAANCFDTYACAMARAHNDANVLTLAARMLAQPYAEEILRVFLDTAFEGGRHQRRVDKMDSVTGG